From the genome of Desulfovibrio sp. JY:
CCAAAGCCTCTTTTGCCGAGGGCAACAAAGGTTACGGAGCCGTGGTGGCCATGGGCGGGGACATCCTGGCCGTAGGACACGACACGGCCGCGACAGACGGCGATCCGAGCCGTCATGCCGAGTTCAAGATGCTGGGGGAAGCCGTCAAGGCGTATGGCGACACGAATCTTTGCGGCGCGGTCCTGGTGAGCACCTGCGAGCCGTGTCCGATGTGCGCGGCCATGGCTGTGTGGTGCAACGTGACGTCCATCGTCTACGGAGCGTCCATCGCGGACACCGTGGCCATCGGGCGTACCCGCATCGAGGTGGACACCCGGACCATTGTGGACAACGCGCCGGCGACCATAGAGGTAATCGGCGGCGTGCTTAAGGACGATTGCCTGGATTTGTATCGCTACTGAAGGTTGGAATCCTTTATGCGTCTTTTGCTCCAGCGGGTGCGGCGGGCATCGGTGACGGTGGCCGGGGAGGGCGTGTCCGCCATCGGCCCGGGTATTTTGGCCTTGGTGGGATTTGGGAAAGCCGACGGCTCGGATTTTGCCGACGGCCCTGTGTGCCGGATGATGCTGGAGAAGGTTTGCGACCTGCGTATTTTTCCCGATGCCGCCGGCAAGTTCGATGTCAGCCTGCGCGAAACCGGCGGGGAGCTTTTGCTGGTGTCGCAGTTCACGCTCTACGCCGCCTGTCGCAAGGGCCGCCGGCCGTCCTTTTCCGACGCCGCCCCGCCGGAGGTGGCCAGGCAATTGTATGACCGCCTCCTCGTCCTGGCCGGGGAAGTGTTGCCCGGGCGGGTGGCTTCCGGCGTCTTCGGCGCGGACATGGACGTTTCCCTGGTCAACTGGGGGCCTGTGACCATTCCCCTCGACAGCGCGACCTTTGGGGCATCCCGGCCTCTTGACGGCGCTTGAGGTTTCAGCGCAAAGCGTAATCGGGCTCACACGCGGCAAGCGGCCGCAAGCCATCCGGAGCGGGATTTTGAAACAGCCGGTGATTCACAAGGTCTTTGGCGCCATCTCCCATCCTGGCGACAGCCGTCGGCTGGCCAAGGACGTGGTGGAGTATCTGGCCCGCGAGCATCTGGCCGATCCGGAGGCCCTGCACGACCTCGACATCATCCTGACCGAGGCCTGCGCCAATGTCTGCCGGCACGCCTACGGCGGTGCCCCGGGCCGGGTGGAAGTCCGGCTGGATGTGCTGCCGGGAGAGTGGGTGGAGCTTGAGATCGTGGATTGGGGCAAGGGATTTGCCTCGGACGCCCGCTTCGAGAATCCGGGACCGGATTCCGAGGGCGGCCGGGGCCTTTACATCATGCGCATGCTCTCGACGCACTGCCGGGTGCATAAGCGGGACGGCGAAAACGTGGTCTTCATCCATAAGGACATAGGGACGACGCGGTGGAAAAGCTGACCATCATGCATGTTGGAAACGCCTTGATGCTGCGCTACGTCGGCGAAATCACCCTGGAGATCACAGGGGACCTCAAGCGCAGCCTGGACGCGGAACTCGACGGGAACAGCGTGGCCACGGTCGTCATCGACCTTTCCGAAGTCACGTTCATGGACTCCTCCGGCATCGGCTTCCTGGTGTCGGTCAATACCCGGATGCGCAGCGCCGGACGGTCTTTCTACCTGTATCGGCTGAGCAGACCCGTTGAGAAGACCCTGGGTCTGGTCCAGTTGCTCCAGTTCTTCCAGATTCTCGCCGACGAAACCGCCCTGGCCGCCGTCTGCGGCTGACGGGGCGTCATGGCTTCTTCCCGGCATGTCGCCACGCCTGGTTCCCGAAGGCCGCTTTTCCGTCAAAAGCTGCCCCGGGTGCTGTGCCTGACCAGCCGGTTGTTTCTTTTGGGCGAGGTGACGGCCGCTTGCAAGCGGCTTGGCGCGCCGTGCCGTTATCTCGAAACCGGCGACAGCATGGACCTCGACGCCTTCGTGGCCCTGGTGCGCGGCGCGGTGGCCGAATTCCGTCCGGATTTTCTGTTGACCGTCAACCATCTGGGCGTGGACCGCGAGGGCGTGCTGCTTTCGCTGCTTGCC
Proteins encoded in this window:
- a CDS encoding ATP-binding protein, with protein sequence MKQPVIHKVFGAISHPGDSRRLAKDVVEYLAREHLADPEALHDLDIILTEACANVCRHAYGGAPGRVEVRLDVLPGEWVELEIVDWGKGFASDARFENPGPDSEGGRGLYIMRMLSTHCRVHKRDGENVVFIHKDIGTTRWKS
- the dtd gene encoding D-tyrosyl-tRNA(Tyr) deacylase — protein: MRLLLQRVRRASVTVAGEGVSAIGPGILALVGFGKADGSDFADGPVCRMMLEKVCDLRIFPDAAGKFDVSLRETGGELLLVSQFTLYAACRKGRRPSFSDAAPPEVARQLYDRLLVLAGEVLPGRVASGVFGADMDVSLVNWGPVTIPLDSATFGASRPLDGA
- a CDS encoding STAS domain-containing protein: MEKLTIMHVGNALMLRYVGEITLEITGDLKRSLDAELDGNSVATVVIDLSEVTFMDSSGIGFLVSVNTRMRSAGRSFYLYRLSRPVEKTLGLVQLLQFFQILADETALAAVCG